One genomic segment of Centroberyx gerrardi isolate f3 chromosome 4, fCenGer3.hap1.cur.20231027, whole genome shotgun sequence includes these proteins:
- the LOC139912528 gene encoding tripartite motif-containing protein 16-like → MAEAISKDPDPFSCSICLDLLRSPVTLQCGHSYCKACIDGYWDQEHQRKGRRVYSCPQCRHTFTPRPVLNKNTVLAELVEKLTAGAKNDRGVFAQGEAGPGDVECDFCTVRKLKAVKSCLVCLASYCATHLQPHYESAAFKRHKLVEISASIQEKICSKHDKLLEVYCRTDGQCICLLCVMDEHKGHDTVSAAAERTDKQKQFGKKKRSYQQRIQEKEKELRQLRQTMKTLKCSADVAIDESEKTFAEIILSTEKRRSAVKKLIRDQEEAAMSRAEGLEQRLEREIAELRERDEELKQLSLTEDHIHFLQSCQSIFDRPESDVTSDASVQLHTPFEFVKKVISDVRERLESMSKAIADIAEKMQVDPDPKTRQEFSMYSCQLSLDPNTAFENLSLSEGNRKVTWSKKAQSYPAHPERFTEYDQVLCAEGLSGVCYWEAEWKGPRVEVAVCYKGTAVEECGFGYSDRSWCLSLSVSGCTFWHDEVKTKVRVPCSSRVGVYLNHKAGILSFYSLADSGEMTLLHRVQATFSQPLHPGFMVARGSSVRILLPE, encoded by the exons ATGGCAGAGGCTATTTCCAAAGACCCAGATCCGTTTTCCTGCTCGATATGCCTGGACCTGCTGAGGAGCCCCGTGACTCTGCAGTGTGGGCACAGCTACTGCAAGGCCTGCATCGACGGCTACTGGGATCAGGAGCATCAGAGGAAGGGCCGTAGGGTGTACAGCTGTCCCCAGTGCAGACACACCTTCACCCCGAGGCCTGTCCTGAACAAGAACACGGTGCTGGCCGAGCTGGTGGAAAAACTAACTGCAGGGGCCAAAAATGACCGTGGTGTTTTTGCCCAGGGCGAAGCCGGCCCGGGGGACGTGGAGTGTGATTTCTGCACTGTGAGGAAGCTCAAAGCTGTCAAGTCTtgcctggtgtgtctggcctcttATTGCGCCACCCACCTGCAGCCCCACTATGAATCTGCTGCGTTCAAGAGGCACAAGCTGGTGGAAATCTCAGCTTCGATACAGGAGAAGATCTGCTCTAAACATGACAAACTGCTGGAGGTGTACTGCCGCACTGACGGCCAGTGcatctgtctgctgtgtgtgatgGATGAGCACAAAGGTCACGACACTGTCtcggctgcagcagagaggacagacaaaCAG aaacaATTTGGAAAGAAAAAGCGAAGCTACCAGCAGAGAAttcaggagaaagagaaggagctgCGACAGCTGAGGCAGACGATGAAAACACTAAAG TGTTCTGCTGATGTGGCAATCGATGAAAGCGAGAAAACCTTTGCCGAAATAATCCTGTCGACTGAGAAAAGGCGCTCTGCTGTGAAGAAGCTGATCAGAGATCAGGAGGAGGCTGCGATGAGCCGAGCAGAGGGACTGGAGCAGCGTCTGGAGAGGGAGATCGCcgagctgagggagagagacgaggagcTGAAGCAGCTCTCACTCACCGAGGACCACATCCACTTCCTGCAG AGTTGCCAGTCTATATTTGACCGTCCAGAATCTGACGTGACGTCTGACGCCAGCGTCCAGCTGCACACGCCTTTTGAGTTTGTCAAGAAAGTGATTTctgatgtgagagagagactggaaagCATGTCCAAGGCTATCGCTGACATAGCtgagaaaa tGCAAGTTGATCCTGATCCCAAGACAAGACAGGAGTTTTCCATGT ACTCCTGTCAGCTCAGTCTGGATCCCAACACGGCATTTGAAAACCTTTCGCTGTCTGAGGGAAACCGCAAGGTGACATGGAGTAAAAAGGCCCAGAGCTACCCGGCCCACCCAGAGAGGTTCACAGAATACGACCAGGTACTGTGCGCTGAAGGCTTATCTGGCGTTTGCTACTGGGAGGCGGAGTGGAAGGGCCCGAGGGTGGAGGTCGCCGTCTGCTATAAAGGGACGGCAGTGGAGGAGTGCGGCTTCGGATACAGCGACCGGTCCTGGTGCTTGTCCCTTTCGGTGTCTGGCTGCACGTTCTGGCACGATGAAGTCAAGACTAAAGTACGCGTCCCCTGCTCCTCCAGGGTGGGAGTGTATCTGAATCATAAGGCGGGGATCCTGTCTTTCTACAGTCTGGCGGATTCTGGCGAAATGACGCTCCTGCACAGAGTTCAGGCCACGTTCTCTCAGCCTCTTCACCCGGGGTTCATGGTTGCCAGAGGATCATCTGTTAGGATTCTCCTGCCAGAGTAA